In the genome of Raphanus sativus cultivar WK10039 chromosome 4, ASM80110v3, whole genome shotgun sequence, one region contains:
- the LOC108854900 gene encoding probable nucleolar protein 5-1, which translates to MLVLFETPGGFALFKVLDEGKLSNVEDLGNVFSSADSARKMVKLKAFDKFDNTSEALEAVAKLLEGAPSKGLRKFLKANCEGETLAVADSKLGNIIKEKLKIDCVHNNAVMELLRGVRSQLSELISGLGDQDLAPMSLGLSHSLARYKLKFSSDKVDTMIIQAIGLLDDLDKELNTYAMRVREWYGWHFPELAKIISDNILYAKSVKLMGDRINAAKLDFSEILADEVEAELKEASVISMGTEVSDLDLLHIRELCDQVLSLAEYRAQLYDYLKSRMNTIAPNLTALVGELVGARLISHGGSLLNLSKQPGSTVQILGAEKALFRALKTKHNTPKYGLIYHASLVGQAAPKDKAKISRSLAAKAALAIRCDALGDSEDNTMGVESRLKVETRLRSLEGKDMGRLSGSAKGKPKIEVYDKDKKIGSGGLITPAKTYNTAADSLLGQTSTAENGAKEKKDKKKKKKADDAEEEEAKTEEPSKKKSKKKKTEVEPEAEETKAEEPSKKKKRKHEEEETEMPAKKKEKKDKKKKKSEV; encoded by the exons ATGCTCGTACTGTTTGAGACGCCTGGTGGTTTCGCCCTTTTTAAAGTATTAGATGAAGGAAAGCTTTCCAATGTTGAG GATTTGGGTAATGTGTTCTCGTCTGCAGACTCAGCTCGAAAG ATGGTGAAGCTTAAGGCTTTTGACAAGTTTGACAACACGTCTGAAGCTCTTGAAGCAGTGGCTAAATTGCTGGAGGGAGCTCCAAGCAAGGGTCTCCGCAAGTTTCTGAAAGCTAACTGCGAAGGCGAAACTCTAGCTGTGGCTGATTCCAAGCTTGGAAACATTATCAAGGAGAAACTG AAAATAGACTGTGTTCACAACAATGCTGTTATGGAGCTGTTGAGAGGTGTGAGAAGCCAGCTCTCAGAGCTTATATCCGGGTTAGGTGATCAAGACTTGGCTCCAATGAGCTTGGGGTTGTCTCACAGTCTCGCTAGATACAAACTAAAGTTCAGCTCTGACAAG GTGGATACCATGATAATCCAAGCTATTGGTCTGCTTGATGATCTTGACAAAGAGCTCAACACTTACGCTATGAGAGTTCGTGAATGGTACGGTTGGCATTTTCCCGAGCTTGCTAAGATCATCTCGGACAATATCCTGTATGCTAAGTCTGTAAAATTAATGGGGGATCGTATTAATGCAGCAAAGCTAGACTTCTCTGAG ATATTGGCTGATGAAGTTGAAGCGGAACTAAAAGAGGCTTCTGTGATATCTATGGGAACTGAAGTCAGCGACCTTGATTTGTTGCACATCAGGGAACTCTGCGACCAGGTTCTGTCTCTTGCCGAGTACAGAGCTCAGCTTTATGACTACTTGAAGAGTAGGATGAACACAATCGCACCGAATCTGACTGCACTCGTTGGAGAGCTAGTCGGTGCTCGTCTAATTTCTCATGGCGGTAGTTTGTTGAACCTCTCAAAGCAGCCTGGGAGTACTGTTCAGATTCTTGGAGCTGAGAAGGCCCTATTCAGAGCCCTCAAGACTAAACACAACACTCCTAAATACGGTCTGATTTACCATGCTTCTCTTGTTGGCCAAGCTGCACCCAAGGACAAGGCTAAGATCTCACGTTCACTAGCTGCAAAAGCTGCCCTTGCTATCCGGTGTGATGCTCTTGGTGATAGCGAAGACAACACTATGGGAGTTGAAAGCCGTTTAAAG GTTGAAACACGGTTGAGAAGTCTTGAAGGGAAAGACATGGGACGTCTGTCTGGCTCAGCTAAAGGCAAACCAAAGATTGAAGTTTATGACAAGGATAAGAAGATTGGATCTGGAGGTCTGATCACTCCTGCTAAG ACTTACAACACTGCTGCAGACTCTCTTCTTGGACAAACTTCCACAGCTGAGAACGGTGCCAAGgagaagaaagataaaaagaaaaagaagaaggctGATGAtgcagaggaggaagaagccAAAACCGAGGAACCGTCTAAGAAGaagtcgaagaagaagaaaacagaagTAGAGCCTGAAGCCGAAGAGACCAAAGCAGAGGAAccttcaaagaagaagaagaggaaacacGAGGAGGAAGAAACAGAAATGCCTGccaagaagaaagaaaagaaagataaaaagaaaaagaagagtgaGGTCTGA